TGCCCCGGACCGGAGGCGGCGCTCGCCCTCGTCGGCGCGGCGCGCAGGCTCGGCGTGCAGGCGAAGTCCCGCGAGGTCCGCGGTGCCGACCGCGTCGTGGTCCGCGACGGCGACGCCATCGGCGCGCTGCTGACCAAGCTCGGCGCGCACTCCAGCGTGCTGTCCTGGGAGGAGCGGCGGATGCGCCGCGAGGTGCGGGCCACCGCGAACCGGCTCGCGAACTTCGACGACGCGAACCTGCGCCGCTCCGCCCGCGCGGCGGTCGCCGCGGCGGCCCGCGTGCAGCGCGCGCTGGACCTGCTCGGGCCCACCGCGCCCGATCACCTGCTGGTCGCCGGTCGGCTGCGGCTCGCGCACCGGCAGGCGTCGCTGGAGGAGCTGGGCCAGCTCGCCGATCCGCCGATGACGAAGGACGCGGTGGCGGGCCGCATAAGGCGTCTGCTGGCGATGGCGGACAAGCGGGCGCGGGAGCTCAACCTCCCCGACACCGAATCGGCCGTCACGTCGGAGCTGCTCGAAGCCGAGGTCTGAAGGAGTTCGAGCGCCGAACGAGCGGACCGTTCGCCCGAGGTGGGCGAACGGTCCGCTTTTTCCTTGCGAGCGCCCGATTCCGCCGGGCGATCAGATCACTTGTTGTAGACGGCGATGTAGTCCACGAGCATCGGGTGACCGCCCTCGGTGGCCTCGGTCGGCGTGGTGATCCCCGAGTTCTTGTCCGGGAACTGGCCGCCGATCGCGACGTTGAGCAGCACGAAGTAGCCCTCGTGCGACGTCATGTTCGTCCACGCGGTCGCGTTCACGTCGGTTTCCTTCACCGAGTGGTACTGCTGGCCGTCCACGTACCAGCGGAGCTCCTCGACGTCACCGGTGCGGTCCCATTCGAACCGGTAGGTGTGGAACGCCTCCTGGCAGGTGCTGTCCGGGCATTCCCGGCTGTTGACCAGACCGTCGGTCTCCAAGCAGGAACCGCCGGGGGAGACGTCGCAGTGCAGCACGCCGTACACGCGGTTCTCGGCGTTGACGTTCTCCATGATGTCGTACTCGCCGATGCCGGGCCAGCTCCAGAGATCGTCGCGGTACGGCGAGCCGAGCGCCCAGAACGCGGGCCAGTACCCGAGCGCCTTGTCCGCGGCCACGTCCGGCATCTGGATGCGGCCCTCGATGCGCATCACTCCGCCTTCTTCGGCCTTGAAGTCGCCGCGCTGGGTCTCGATGCGCGACGACGTCCAGTTGCCGGCGTCGTCCTTCTGCGGGGTGATCACCAGGTTGCCGTTGCCGTCCTGGCCCAGGTTGGCGGGGTCGGCGGTGTAGTTCTGGATCTCACCGGTGCCCCAGTTGCCGGGGCCGCCGGGGTAGCCGTGGCCGGTGTCGACCTTCCAGTCCTCGCCGGGAGGCGCACCGGCCTCGCCGGTGAAGTCGTCGCCGAAGCTGAGCGTCCAGCCCTCGTCCGGCGGCGGGACGTCCGCTCCGGCGGGGGCGTTGACCAGGCCGGTGAGGCCGATGCCCGCGGCGAGCGCGACGGCGGCCACGCGGCCTCGCCGCCTCGGCGCGAGTGCGGTCGCGCCCTCGTTGGTGTGCCGCGACTTTCCGGGCAGCGCCATTCGGAGTCCTTCCTCCAGTCGAATCCGGCCGGGTGCCGGACTGCGCCGGACCGCTGCGACGATCTCCGCGCCGGGAACGGTGCAGAGATGCCGATCACGGTCGACGTGCACATTCTTGAGAGCGCTCTCACGGCTGGTCAACCGACGGATGTCGCACGTCGTGGCACCCGAAAGGCAGAACGAGCGGTTCGAGCGGGTGATCTCGTCCGGATGCACGACGGCGTCGATCAAGATTCGCCTGAAAGCGGTGCGCCCGGCCGTCTGTGCAGCTGCCGCGGACCGATAGGGTGCGAATGAGTCCATCAACCGCTCACCCGTCGCGTCGAGGCGGCAGGGTCAGTAACCGAGGAGATAGGCGTGACCGTTCGCGTAGGCATCAACGGCTTCGGTCGCATCGGGCGGAACTTCTGGCGTGCGGCGACCGCCAGTGACCACGACATCGAGATCGTGGCCGCCAACGACCTGGGCGATGTCGCGACCATGGCCCACCTGCTCAAGTACGACAGCGTCCTCGGGCGCCTGGAGCAGGACGTGAAGGTCACCGGCGAGGGCATCGAGGTGGGCGGCAAGCCGATCAAGATCCTGGCCGAGCGTGACCCGGGCAAGCTGCCCTGGGGCGACCTGGGCGTCGACGTGGTCGTCGAGTCCACCGGGTTCTTCACCAACGCCGCCGACGCCCGCAAGCACGTCGACGAGGGTGGCGCCAAGAAGGTCGTCATCTCCGCGCCCGCCAAGGGCGAGGACCTGACCGTGGTGCTCGGCGTCAACGACGACAAGTACGACGGTTCGCAGACGATCATCTCGAACGCCTCGTGCACCACCAACTGCCTGGCCCCCATGGTCAAGGTGCTCGACGACACCTTCGGCATCGAGCACGGCCTGATGACCACGGTGCACGCCTACACCGCGGACCAGAACCTGCAGGACGGCCCGCACAAGGACCTGCGCCGCGCCCGCGGTGCCGCGATCAACGTGGTGCCCACCAGCACCGGTGCGGCCAAGGCCATCGGCCTGGTGCTGCCGGAGCTCAACGGCAAGCTCGACGGTTACGCCATGCGCGTGCCGGTGCCGACCGGCTCGGTCACCGACCTCACCGCGACCGTGGGCAAGGAGACCTCCGCCGAAGAGGTGAACGCCGCGTTCCGCGCCGCCGCCGGCGAGGGCAAGCTCAAGGGCGTGCTGCGCTACAGCGAGGACCCGATCGTCTCCAGCGACATCGTCACCGACCCGGCCTCGACCGTGTTCGACGCGCCGCTGACCAAGGTCATCGGCAACCAGGTCAAGATCGTCGGCTGGTACGACAACGAGTGGGGTTACTCCAACCGCCTCGTCGACCTTTCTGCCTTGATCGGGTCGAAGCTTTCCTGACGGGCTCGTTCTGCTCTGAGCTCGGGTAGCGGAACCTCAGGTGGCCTCTCGCTGCGGGATCTTTTTCCCAAGTGGCTCCGCCACGAGGGAAAAAGCCGTCCTCGCGAGAGGCCACCTGGGAACCCGCCGGTGGTCCGGCTGCGTGCGTGGTCACTGCTCAGCGGCTTCGCCGCTGACAGGACGATGGTCGGCAAGGGCGGACGCTCGGGCGGCGGGCTCACGAGTTCGGGCTGTCGGAAGTTTGCTGAAGGTCCCGCATGAGCATTGCTCGTGCGGGCCTTCTCTTTCATGTGAGGAGCAGACGTGAACAACCTCGACGATCTGCTGTCCGAAGGGGTCCGGGGGCGACGCGTGCTGGTGCGCGCCGACCTCAACGTTCCGCTGGACGGCGACAAGATCACCGACGACGGCCGGGTGCGGGCGTCGCTGCCGACGATCGAGAAGCTGACCGGGGCCGGTGCGCGGGTCGTCGTGACCGCCCACCTCGGCCGCCCGAAGGGCGAGCCCGACCCGCAGTTCTCGCTGGCGCCGGTGGCGCGCAGGCTCGGCGAGCTGCTGGGCACCGAGGTGCCGGTCGCCGGTGACGTGACCGGTGACTCCGCCCGTTCGGTGGTGGGCGGACTGGCCGACGGGTCGGTGGCGCTGCTGGAGAACGTGCGCTTCGACGCCCGCGAGACCAGCAAGGACGAAGCCGAGCGCGGCGCGTTCGCCCGCGAACTGGCCGACGTCGTCGGCGACGGCGCGGCGTTCGTGTCCGACGGCTTCGGCGTGGTGCACCGCAAGCAGGCCTCCGTCTACGACGTGGCGAAGCTGCTGCCGGGCTACGCGGGCGGCCTGGTGCTGTCCGAGGTGGACGTGCTGCGCACGCTCACCGGCGACCCGCGGCGGCCGTACGTGGTGGTGCTGGGCGGCTCCAAGGTCTCCGACAAGTTCGGCGTGATCGAGGCGCTGCTGCCGAAGGTGGACAAGCTGCTCATCGGCGGCGGCATGGCCTACACCTTCCTGGCCGCCCAAGGCCACCAGGTCGGTTCCTCGCTGCTGCAGAACGACCAGCTCGACGCGACCCGCGAACTGCTGGCGAAGCACGGCGACAAGCTGGTGCTGCCGGTGGACGTCGTGGTCGCCGACGCCTTCGCCGCCGACGCGAAGACCCAGGTGGTCGACGCCGACGCCATCCCCGAAGGCTGGATGGGCCTGGACATCGGCCCGCGCAGCGTGGAGCTGTTCGCCGAGACCCTGCGCGGCGCCGGGACCGTGTTCTGGAACGGGCCCGCGGGAGTGTTCGAGTTCGAGGCGTTCGCGGCCGGCACCCGCGGCGTGGCGCAGTCCATCGTCGACTCGGACGCGTTCAGCGTCGTCGGCGGCGGCGACTCGGCCGCGGCCGTGCGCAGCCTGGGCCTGCCCGAGGACGGCTTCTCGCACATCTCCACCGGTGGCGGCGCCTCGCTGGAGTTCCTGGAAGGCAAGGACCTGCCGGGCGTCGCGGTGTTGGAGGGGAACGACTGATGGCCAGAACTCCGCTGATCGCGGGCAACTGGAAGATGAACCTGAACCACCTCGAGGCGATCGCCCTGGTGCAGAAGGTCGCCTTCGCGTTGCCGGAGAAGTACTTCGCGAAGGTCGAGGTGGCGGTGATCCCGCCGTTCACCGACATCCGCAGCGTGCAGACCCTCATCGACGGCGACAAGCTGCTGCTCAAGCACGGCGCGCAGGACGTCTCCGAGCACGACTCCGGCGCCTACACCGGTGACGTGTCCGGGCCGATGCTGGCCAAGCTCGGCTGCAGCTACGTCGTCGTCGGGCACTCCGAGCGCCGCGAGTACCACGCCGAGACCGACGAGGTCGTGAACCGCAAGGTGCGGGCGACGCTGAAGAACGGCATGTCGCCGATCCTCTGCGTGGGCGAGCAGCTCGACGTCCGCGAATCCGGCGGGCACGTCGAGCACTGCACCGCGCAGCTGATCAACGCGCTCAAGGGCCTCAAGGCCGAGCAGATCCGCGAGGTCGTGGTGGCCTACGAGCCGGTGTGGGCCATCGGCACCGGCAAGGTCGCCACCGCCGCCGACGCGCAGGAGGTGTGCGCGGCGCTGCGGGCGGCGCTGGCCGAGAAGTACGGCAAGGAGATCGCCGACGTGGTCCGCGTGCTCTACGGCGGCTCGGTGAAGTCCAGCAACATCGGCGAGCTGATCGGCCAGACCGACGTCGACGGCGCGCTGGTCGGCGGCGCGAGCCTCAACGGCGACGAGTTCACCAAGCTCAGCGCCATGGCGGCCGGCGGCCCGCTGCCGTGATGACCTGGTCCGCGCGGCGTCGTCCGATCGACCCGCGCGGACCGGTACCCTCACCACCCGTGCCCGCTCGAAGAGCGGGTCCGGCCCTGGCCGGAGCCAACCGATTCACGATGGAACACCGGCGCTGCCGAGTCCTCGCGGACTGATCTTCGGTCGTTGTCCTGTCAGCGAGGGAGCCGCTGAGGTTCCGCTACCCGGACAACTGTCCAGATCATGCCGAAAGGACCGCTAAGGCGGACGGCGGTCCACCGGATGAACGCCACCCGGTACTCTCGGTGGCGAACCGCTGTGTGAACGAGGACGTGATGAATCTAATCCTGCAGATCGGCCTGATCCTGACGAGCGTGCTGCTGGTGCTGCTGGTCCTGCTGCACCGGGCCAAGGGCGGCGGGCTCTCCTCGCTCTTCGGCGGCGGCATGCAGTCGAGCCTGTCCGGTTCCAGCGTGGCGGAGAAGAACCTGGACCGGATCACGATGGTGGTCATCGCGGTCTGGGTGATCTGCATCATCGGAACCGGGCTGCTGATCAAGATCGGTTGACGGTCCGGGCGAGCTGGCAGCGGTCAACCAACAGCGGCCGGCCGGTGGGCGGCCGGTCCTCCGTGCGGCTTGGTGGGTGAGAGTGCATGACTGGCGGTAACGCGATCCGGGGCACGCGCGTCGGCGCGGGCCCGATGGGCGAGACCGAGCGAGGCGAGTCGGCCCCGCGCAGGCGAGTTGACTACTGGTGCGCCAACGGCCACCACACGCGGCCGTTCTTCTCGATGGACGCCGAGGTCCCGGACGAGTGGGACTGCCCCCGTTGTGGTCTGCCCGCGGGCCAGGACGAGCAGAACCCGCCGGAGGCGCGGCGCAACGAGCCTTACAAGAGCCACTTGGCGTACGTCAAGGAGCGGCGCAGCGACTCCGACGGCTTGGCGATCCTCGAAGAGGCGCTGACCAAGTTGAAGGAGCGCCAGGGGCGCTGACGACGTCGTCCGCACGGGCGGGCCGGAGATCTCTCCGGCCCGCCCGTGCGCTGTTCTGCGGGCCCTCGGAGGGGTGGACATCGAGTTGTGCCCCGCGCCGGGGCGGTTTTAGCTTGGTCGCACCGCGTCACGGCGTCGTCGCAGGAAAGCAGGCCCGTATGGTGTCGTCCGAGGTCCACCCGCCCGCCGAATCGTGGGTGGAGGTGCCGGGAGTGTCGGACCTCGCGCAGGGGGAGATCGTCACCACCCGGGTCGCGGGGGAATTCATCGCCGTCTGCAATGCCGACGGGGTCGTGCGCGCCTTCCGCGACGAATGCCCGCAGTGCGCGTTGCCCATCGGGGGCGGGCGGTTGCTGGGCGAACTGTTGTGGTGCGCCGGATGCGTGGAACCTTTCGACGTGCCCGCGGGCGGTGTCGGCAGGAAGCGCGCGAGGCTGCGCCTCACCGCCAGGTCACTGACCGTTTCCGGCGGCACCGCGCGCATTGCTCTGTCCGCGTGATGTGTGCGCGATGCGCGTTTCGCAGGCCTTTCCGGTATGGAGAACCGTCCGGTTCTCTGCAACGATGAGATGATCTTTACCGCGTTGGGACGGATCCGCCGGAGTCCGCCTGGACGCCACACTGGAGGTGGAAGTGACCATGCGCGGTGGGTACGCAGCGGCGGGCCGCGCCGGGGTGCGGGTATCGGGACCGGACTTCCCCGAACCCGGCGGCGGGCCGGGGCGGTACTGTTCGGACGGTTCGGTGCCGAGGCAGCGGGTCGCCGACGCGCTCGCCGAGCGGACCAGGGACTCGTTGGCACGCCGCAGGATTCTCGCTCTGAACCTGATGAGCTCGCCCGGTTCCGGGAAGACGACGCTGCTGGAGCGCACGCTGCGCGAGCTGGGCGCGACGATGTCCATCTCGGTCATCGAGGGCGACCAGGAGACCCACTTGGACGCCGATCGGCTGCGCGTCGCGGGCTGCCGGGTGGTGCAGATCAACACCGGGTCCGGCGGGCATCTGGACGCCGACATGGTCGACGAGGGATTGCGTTCGCTGCAGCCCGCCGGACGTTCTCTCGTGTTCATCGAGAACATCGGAAATCTCGCCGCTCCCGCGTTGTTCGATCTGGGAGAACATCATCGGGTGTTGATCGCTTCGGTCACCGAGGGCGAGGACAAACCGTTGAAATATCCGCACGTATTCCGCAGCACCGATCTGGTGTTGCTGAACAAGACGGATCTGCTGCCGCATCTGGATTTCGACGTCGAGCGTTTCATCGCGCACGCGCAGCGGATCAATCCGCGGATCCGGGTGTTGCAGTTGTCCGCGAAGCGCGGTGACGGGCTCGCCGATTGGTGTGGCTGGCTGCGCGCGCACCACGGCGGCGCCGCTTCCGCCTCCGCCTGAGCTCGCCCGCCCGCGCGGGCTGTGGTGTTGCTCGCGTGTTCCCTCTCGCCCGATGATCGGGCGATACGCTCTGCCGAATCATGCTCCGAGCGCTTCGCCGCCCCGCCGCGGCGGTGGTGTCGCGCCGGAATCGGTTCGGCGCCCGGGGCGGCTCGCGGCGCCGAAGGCTCAGGCGAGGGAGATCGAAATGGACCTGTCGACCGCCGACCTCGCGGACCGCGAAGGCCCGGCCATCCGCAGCTGCGACGTGCAGTTCCGGCAGTACGGCGGGCGCGAGGCGTTCGCCGGGCGGATCCGCACGGTGACCTGCTTCCAGGACAACGCGCTGCTGAAGAAGATCCTCTCCGAGCCGGGGGAGGGCCAGGTGCTGGTGATCGACGGCGCGGCCTCGGTGCACACCGCGCTGGTGGGCGACCTGATCGCGGAGCTCGGCCGCTCCAACGGCTGGAACGGGATCGTCGTCAACGGCGCGGTGCGCGACACGGCGGTGCTGGCCGGCATGGACTTCGGGGTGAAGGCGCTCGGCTCCAACCCGCGCAAGAGCAGCAAGAACGGTGACGGCGTCGTCGACGACCCGGTGGAGATCGGCGGCGTGCGCTTCGTACCGGGCGAATACCTCGTGAGCGACCACGACGGCGTGGTCGTGCTCGCCGAACCGTGATCGGCGCGGAACCCCGGGCGGCACCGCCCGGGGTGGGTTCCGCCCGGATCGCGGAATGTCCGGTCCGGTTACGCGCGCGACATCTCCAGCGCCACCTGATAACCCGCCGGAAACCTGAACGTCGCGGCTTCGGCCACTCCCGGTCCTACCGTCCGGGGAGTGGGAAACGTGGCCGGATGAGCGCTGTTCGAGAGACGCCGAGTCCCGGTGAACCGCGGATCCGGCGCGCGGTGGACGCCGTCGCCGGGCGCCGGGACACCGGGTTCGAGCGAGCCGTGCGACCCGAACTCGGGCGGACCCGGTGGGCGGCCGAGCACGACTGCCTGGTCGTCGTCGGCGAGCAGGGTGAGTTGTTCGTGACCGTGCTGCTCGACGTGCTCACCGGCCTCGTCGACACCGAGCAGGTCGCGAAGACCGCCGCCGTCGCGCATTCCGCCGGGACCGCGCCCGCGGTGCGCGGCGTCGCCGCCGAGGCGGGCGCCATCGCCTACGAGCGGCTGCCGAGCACCTACCACCCGTTGCAGCCGCACCACCTGCGCGAACCGGAGGTCCTCGGCGCGGTCGCCGCCGTGAAGCGCGCGCTGCACCGCGGGCCGGCGATGCCGGT
This window of the Saccharopolyspora gloriosae genome carries:
- the gap gene encoding type I glyceraldehyde-3-phosphate dehydrogenase translates to MTVRVGINGFGRIGRNFWRAATASDHDIEIVAANDLGDVATMAHLLKYDSVLGRLEQDVKVTGEGIEVGGKPIKILAERDPGKLPWGDLGVDVVVESTGFFTNAADARKHVDEGGAKKVVISAPAKGEDLTVVLGVNDDKYDGSQTIISNASCTTNCLAPMVKVLDDTFGIEHGLMTTVHAYTADQNLQDGPHKDLRRARGAAINVVPTSTGAAKAIGLVLPELNGKLDGYAMRVPVPTGSVTDLTATVGKETSAEEVNAAFRAAAGEGKLKGVLRYSEDPIVSSDIVTDPASTVFDAPLTKVIGNQVKIVGWYDNEWGYSNRLVDLSALIGSKLS
- a CDS encoding phosphoglycerate kinase, which gives rise to MNNLDDLLSEGVRGRRVLVRADLNVPLDGDKITDDGRVRASLPTIEKLTGAGARVVVTAHLGRPKGEPDPQFSLAPVARRLGELLGTEVPVAGDVTGDSARSVVGGLADGSVALLENVRFDARETSKDEAERGAFARELADVVGDGAAFVSDGFGVVHRKQASVYDVAKLLPGYAGGLVLSEVDVLRTLTGDPRRPYVVVLGGSKVSDKFGVIEALLPKVDKLLIGGGMAYTFLAAQGHQVGSSLLQNDQLDATRELLAKHGDKLVLPVDVVVADAFAADAKTQVVDADAIPEGWMGLDIGPRSVELFAETLRGAGTVFWNGPAGVFEFEAFAAGTRGVAQSIVDSDAFSVVGGGDSAAAVRSLGLPEDGFSHISTGGGASLEFLEGKDLPGVAVLEGND
- the secG gene encoding preprotein translocase subunit SecG, with the protein product MNLILQIGLILTSVLLVLLVLLHRAKGGGLSSLFGGGMQSSLSGSSVAEKNLDRITMVVIAVWVICIIGTGLLIKIG
- a CDS encoding Rieske 2Fe-2S domain-containing protein produces the protein MVSSEVHPPAESWVEVPGVSDLAQGEIVTTRVAGEFIAVCNADGVVRAFRDECPQCALPIGGGRLLGELLWCAGCVEPFDVPAGGVGRKRARLRLTARSLTVSGGTARIALSA
- the rraA gene encoding ribonuclease E activity regulator RraA yields the protein MDLSTADLADREGPAIRSCDVQFRQYGGREAFAGRIRTVTCFQDNALLKKILSEPGEGQVLVIDGAASVHTALVGDLIAELGRSNGWNGIVVNGAVRDTAVLAGMDFGVKALGSNPRKSSKNGDGVVDDPVEIGGVRFVPGEYLVSDHDGVVVLAEP
- the hypB gene encoding hydrogenase nickel incorporation protein HypB; protein product: MPRQRVADALAERTRDSLARRRILALNLMSSPGSGKTTLLERTLRELGATMSISVIEGDQETHLDADRLRVAGCRVVQINTGSGGHLDADMVDEGLRSLQPAGRSLVFIENIGNLAAPALFDLGEHHRVLIASVTEGEDKPLKYPHVFRSTDLVLLNKTDLLPHLDFDVERFIAHAQRINPRIRVLQLSAKRGDGLADWCGWLRAHHGGAASASA
- a CDS encoding glycoside hydrolase family 16 protein, with the protein product MALPGKSRHTNEGATALAPRRRGRVAAVALAAGIGLTGLVNAPAGADVPPPDEGWTLSFGDDFTGEAGAPPGEDWKVDTGHGYPGGPGNWGTGEIQNYTADPANLGQDGNGNLVITPQKDDAGNWTSSRIETQRGDFKAEEGGVMRIEGRIQMPDVAADKALGYWPAFWALGSPYRDDLWSWPGIGEYDIMENVNAENRVYGVLHCDVSPGGSCLETDGLVNSRECPDSTCQEAFHTYRFEWDRTGDVEELRWYVDGQQYHSVKETDVNATAWTNMTSHEGYFVLLNVAIGGQFPDKNSGITTPTEATEGGHPMLVDYIAVYNK
- a CDS encoding RNA polymerase-binding protein RbpA, giving the protein MTGGNAIRGTRVGAGPMGETERGESAPRRRVDYWCANGHHTRPFFSMDAEVPDEWDCPRCGLPAGQDEQNPPEARRNEPYKSHLAYVKERRSDSDGLAILEEALTKLKERQGR
- the tpiA gene encoding triose-phosphate isomerase, whose protein sequence is MARTPLIAGNWKMNLNHLEAIALVQKVAFALPEKYFAKVEVAVIPPFTDIRSVQTLIDGDKLLLKHGAQDVSEHDSGAYTGDVSGPMLAKLGCSYVVVGHSERREYHAETDEVVNRKVRATLKNGMSPILCVGEQLDVRESGGHVEHCTAQLINALKGLKAEQIREVVVAYEPVWAIGTGKVATAADAQEVCAALRAALAEKYGKEIADVVRVLYGGSVKSSNIGELIGQTDVDGALVGGASLNGDEFTKLSAMAAGGPLP
- the whiA gene encoding DNA-binding protein WhiA yields the protein MAMTAAVKDELSRLPVTKTCCRRSEVSSLLRFAGGLHIVAGRVVVEAELDSGSSARRLRKEVHELFGHHSDVHMITSGGLRKGTRYVVRVVKDGESLARQTGLLDPRGRPVRGLPAHVVSGGSCDSESAWRGAFLAHGSLTEPGRSSALEVTCPGPEAALALVGAARRLGVQAKSREVRGADRVVVRDGDAIGALLTKLGAHSSVLSWEERRMRREVRATANRLANFDDANLRRSARAAVAAAARVQRALDLLGPTAPDHLLVAGRLRLAHRQASLEELGQLADPPMTKDAVAGRIRRLLAMADKRARELNLPDTESAVTSELLEAEV